The Flavobacteriales bacterium TMED191 genome contains a region encoding:
- the trmD gene encoding tRNA (guanosine(37)-N1)-methyltransferase TrmD, whose translation MRIDIISALPEVLKAPFQTSIIARAVSNKTVQIHVHDLRKYANNKKKQIDDYSYGGGGGMVLMIEPIANCIEQLKNEREYQAVVFMSPDGEKLNQKISNQMSQLKNIIILCGRYEGIDQRVRDLFIDKEISIGDYVLTGGELPAMVLCDSIIRLIPGVMNNSSCALSDSFQDKLLSPPIYTRPACYNNHNVPKVLLSGDDKKIAEWREKKSIQRTLERRPDLLND comes from the coding sequence ATGAGAATAGATATTATTTCTGCACTTCCCGAGGTGTTAAAAGCACCATTTCAAACATCAATTATAGCAAGAGCTGTAAGCAACAAAACTGTTCAAATACATGTTCATGATTTGCGCAAATACGCTAATAACAAAAAGAAACAAATTGATGACTACTCTTACGGTGGAGGCGGTGGAATGGTTCTGATGATTGAACCCATAGCTAATTGTATTGAACAATTAAAAAATGAAAGAGAATATCAAGCAGTAGTGTTTATGTCTCCCGATGGAGAAAAACTAAATCAAAAAATATCCAATCAAATGTCTCAGCTTAAAAACATAATAATACTTTGTGGAAGATATGAAGGCATAGACCAAAGAGTAAGAGATCTGTTTATAGATAAAGAGATTTCTATTGGAGATTATGTGCTAACAGGGGGTGAATTGCCTGCAATGGTTTTATGTGACTCGATAATAAGACTAATTCCTGGTGTTATGAATAATTCATCATGTGCACTATCTGATTCGTTTCAAGACAAACTTCTATCCCCACCAATTTACACGAGACCCGCTTGTTATAATAATCATAATGTTCCAAAAGTATTACTTTCTGGTGATGATAAAAAAATTGCAGAATGGAGAGAAAAAAAATCAATTCAACGCACACTTGAAAGAAGACCAGACCTACTAAATGATTAA
- a CDS encoding 50S ribosomal protein L19: MDSLISDIEKNLISSKQNPEFKAGDTITVFYTIKEGEKERTQFFKGDVIQRKGSGLTETFTIRKISNGVGVERIFPVNSPFIEKIEVNKLGKVRRARIFYMRQRTGKSARIKQKR; encoded by the coding sequence ATGGACTCATTAATCTCAGATATTGAAAAAAATTTAATTTCTAGTAAGCAAAATCCTGAATTTAAAGCAGGAGATACAATAACTGTTTTCTACACAATTAAAGAAGGTGAAAAAGAAAGAACACAATTCTTTAAAGGAGATGTGATTCAACGGAAAGGCTCTGGTTTAACAGAAACTTTTACAATTCGTAAAATATCAAATGGAGTCGGTGTTGAAAGAATTTTTCCAGTTAATTCACCATTTATCGAAAAAATAGAAGTAAATAAATTGGGAAAAGTAAGAAGAGCACGAATTTTCTACATGAGACAAAGAACAGGGAAAAGTGCTAGAATTAAGCAAAAAAGATAA
- a CDS encoding dicarboxylate/amino acid:cation symporter, whose protein sequence is MKKLSLHWKIIIGMLLGVFWSLLGSMFGWSDFTIKWISPFGDIFINLLKLIAVPLVLFSVIKGVSSISNISLLGRMGFKTLACYLFTTVMSISIGLLLVNTIKPGEFIALDQRVANNASYVEFKKNGTVVDGFMSEKLELAENQKNNSPLQFVIDMVPSNIFMSLTNNKLMLQIIFFAVFFGVILVMIPKNHAAPITHLNDAFNTIFLKMVEVVMMAAPFFVFALLAGVMAKIAGDNPKGVIEVFKGLGVYSIVVFLGLCLMVFVIYPLIIYNFKKLNYFDFFSSIAPAQMLAFSTSSSAATLPVTMDCVNKNLNVPNRVSNFVLPIGATVNMDGTSLYQAVAVVFLAQMHMVDLSISQQLIIVFTATMASIGSAAVPSAGLIMLIIVLDAVGLNPAWISIIFPVDRLLDMCRTVVNVTGDATVASVVSTLED, encoded by the coding sequence ATGAAAAAATTAAGTTTACATTGGAAAATTATCATTGGAATGCTTCTTGGAGTTTTTTGGTCTCTTTTGGGCAGTATGTTTGGCTGGTCTGATTTTACAATTAAGTGGATTAGTCCATTCGGCGATATATTTATTAATCTTTTAAAATTAATTGCAGTACCACTTGTTTTATTTTCTGTGATAAAAGGTGTGTCAAGTATTTCAAATATTTCCTTGTTAGGTAGAATGGGGTTTAAAACTCTAGCTTGTTATCTATTTACAACTGTTATGTCAATTTCCATAGGTTTATTGCTAGTAAATACTATTAAGCCGGGTGAATTCATTGCTTTAGATCAACGTGTAGCTAATAATGCTTCTTATGTTGAATTCAAAAAAAATGGTACAGTTGTAGATGGTTTTATGTCTGAAAAATTAGAGCTTGCAGAAAATCAAAAAAACAATAGTCCACTGCAATTTGTCATTGACATGGTTCCATCTAATATATTTATGTCATTAACTAATAATAAATTAATGCTTCAGATTATATTTTTTGCAGTTTTCTTCGGTGTGATTTTAGTTATGATTCCAAAGAATCATGCCGCACCAATTACTCACTTAAATGATGCATTTAATACTATCTTTCTTAAAATGGTTGAAGTGGTGATGATGGCAGCGCCATTTTTTGTTTTTGCATTATTAGCAGGAGTAATGGCTAAAATTGCAGGTGATAATCCAAAAGGTGTTATTGAGGTTTTTAAAGGTCTAGGGGTTTATTCTATTGTTGTTTTTTTAGGATTATGTTTAATGGTTTTTGTTATTTATCCATTGATTATTTACAATTTTAAAAAACTTAACTATTTTGATTTTTTCTCATCAATTGCTCCTGCTCAAATGTTAGCTTTTTCTACATCCTCAAGTGCTGCTACTTTACCAGTTACGATGGATTGTGTGAATAAAAATTTAAATGTTCCAAATCGGGTTTCTAATTTTGTTTTGCCAATAGGTGCCACTGTGAATATGGATGGAACTAGTCTTTATCAGGCTGTTGCAGTAGTTTTTTTAGCCCAAATGCATATGGTAGATTTAAGTATTTCACAACAACTTATAATTGTTTTTACAGCAACTATGGCATCTATTGGGTCTGCTGCAGTACCAAGTGCAGGATTAATTATGTTAATTATTGTTTTAGATGCGGTTGGCTTAAATCCAGCTTGGATCAGTATTATTTTTCCTGTAGATAGATTACTGGATATGTGTAGAACAGTTGTAAATGTGACTGGAGATGCAACTGTTGCTTCAGTTGTATCAACTTTAGAGGATTAG
- the aroC gene encoding chorismate synthase, whose amino-acid sequence MSSTIGKLYRLTTFGESHGKYMGGVIDGCPSGLMININKVQDYLNKRRPGSAQIYSQRNEYDEVDFVSGIINGKTLGSPIAFLIKNQNHISKDYSEFKNVYRPSHADYTYEKKYGIRDYRGGGRSSARETVNWVVAGAIANQILNSKNIYIYSYVSAIGELLLNQHYNTLSLKNIYDNNVRCPSKNIATKMENLIRDCQCNGDTIGGKISTVIKGLPVGLGEPVFHKLNSSLARVIIGINACKGIEFGSGFLGASRKGSEENDQFFVDSDSVKVKTNNSGGIQGGISNGQDVFFNCAFKPVSTIMKSQSTLNSELKEVDFLPSGRHDPCVVPRAVPIVSALTAMVVLDYYLLSKTSKLSDL is encoded by the coding sequence ATGTCATCAACAATTGGAAAATTATATAGATTAACTACGTTTGGAGAATCTCACGGTAAATATATGGGTGGAGTGATTGATGGCTGTCCATCTGGTTTGATGATCAACATTAATAAAGTTCAAGATTATTTAAATAAAAGACGTCCAGGAAGTGCACAAATATATAGTCAACGAAATGAGTATGATGAGGTTGATTTTGTGTCTGGTATTATAAATGGTAAAACTTTAGGTTCTCCCATAGCCTTTTTGATTAAGAACCAAAATCATATAAGTAAGGATTATTCTGAGTTTAAAAATGTATATAGACCCTCACACGCAGATTATACTTACGAAAAAAAATATGGTATTAGAGATTATAGAGGAGGTGGAAGGTCTTCTGCCAGAGAAACTGTTAACTGGGTGGTTGCAGGTGCTATTGCTAATCAGATTTTAAATTCTAAAAATATATATATTTATTCATATGTTTCTGCAATTGGTGAGTTGTTACTTAATCAGCATTATAATACTTTGAGTTTAAAAAATATTTACGATAATAATGTGCGTTGTCCATCTAAAAATATTGCTACTAAAATGGAAAATCTTATTAGAGATTGTCAATGCAATGGGGATACGATTGGTGGAAAAATTTCTACTGTTATAAAAGGATTGCCTGTTGGGCTAGGGGAGCCTGTTTTTCATAAATTAAATTCAAGTTTAGCAAGAGTCATAATTGGTATTAATGCATGTAAAGGCATTGAGTTTGGGTCGGGTTTTTTAGGTGCCTCAAGGAAAGGTTCTGAAGAAAATGATCAATTTTTTGTAGACTCAGACTCTGTGAAAGTTAAAACAAATAACTCGGGGGGTATTCAAGGAGGCATTTCTAATGGCCAAGATGTGTTTTTTAATTGTGCTTTCAAACCGGTTTCTACTATTATGAAGTCACAGTCAACGTTAAATAGTGAGTTAAAAGAAGTAGATTTTTTACCATCTGGTCGTCATGACCCATGTGTGGTCCCTAGAGCTGTTCCTATTGTATCTGCATTAACTGCAATGGTTGTCCTAGATTATTATTTATTAAGTAAAACATCAAAATTATCTGATTTATGA
- a CDS encoding imidazolonepropionase — translation MKKIIKNIKQIVGTSFEKENQIKKGKKLNEISIINNGWLVIENDKIIDFGEMNNWQGIEDWNNTEIIDANNGIIMPTWCDSHTHIVYSGDRVSEFIDRINGLSYEEIAKNGGGILNSAKLLSETDENSLFKQSAKRLEKLMQLGTGAIEIKSGYGLNTKDEIKMLRVIKMLKEKYPIEIKATFLGAHATPNNISQEKYTQLIINEMIPEISKQNLADYIDVFCDKGFFTKDETERILHAGIKHGLKPKIHANELAFSGGIQVGVKHNAISVDHLQFTSEKEIELLKNSNTIPTLLPGTAYFLGLKYPPARMMIESGLPVALASDCNPGSCPSGNMSFIMSLACTQMKMNPNEAFNAATINGAYAMEVNESLGSIQKHKKANLIITNDIPSLGYIPYSIGENFINKVIINGKIYYDSETNY, via the coding sequence ATGAAAAAAATAATAAAAAATATAAAACAGATTGTTGGAACCTCTTTTGAAAAGGAAAACCAAATCAAAAAAGGAAAAAAATTAAATGAAATTTCAATTATTAATAATGGCTGGCTAGTAATTGAAAACGACAAAATAATAGATTTTGGAGAAATGAATAATTGGCAAGGCATAGAAGATTGGAATAATACTGAAATTATAGACGCCAACAATGGGATAATAATGCCAACATGGTGTGATAGTCACACCCACATTGTATATTCTGGAGACAGAGTAAGTGAGTTTATAGACAGAATTAATGGACTTTCATATGAGGAAATCGCAAAAAATGGAGGTGGAATTCTAAATTCAGCTAAACTTTTATCCGAAACCGATGAAAACAGCTTATTCAAGCAAAGTGCAAAAAGGTTAGAAAAATTAATGCAATTAGGTACTGGTGCGATAGAAATAAAAAGTGGATATGGCTTAAATACAAAAGATGAAATTAAAATGCTTCGTGTTATTAAAATGCTCAAAGAAAAATATCCTATTGAGATTAAAGCTACTTTTTTAGGTGCACATGCAACTCCTAATAATATTTCTCAAGAGAAATATACTCAACTAATTATTAATGAAATGATACCAGAAATATCAAAACAGAATTTAGCTGACTATATTGATGTGTTCTGTGATAAAGGTTTTTTTACAAAAGATGAGACTGAAAGAATTTTACATGCAGGTATAAAGCATGGCTTAAAACCTAAGATTCATGCAAATGAATTAGCTTTTTCAGGCGGAATACAAGTAGGAGTTAAACATAATGCAATTTCGGTAGACCATTTGCAATTTACATCTGAAAAAGAAATTGAATTATTAAAAAACTCAAATACTATTCCAACACTACTTCCTGGTACGGCATATTTCCTGGGATTGAAATATCCACCAGCACGTATGATGATTGAATCTGGACTACCTGTAGCTCTTGCATCAGACTGTAATCCGGGATCATGTCCATCAGGTAATATGTCATTCATTATGTCATTAGCATGTACTCAAATGAAAATGAATCCTAATGAAGCATTTAATGCAGCAACTATTAATGGTGCCTATGCGATGGAAGTAAATGAGTCATTAGGAAGTATCCAAAAACATAAAAAAGCTAATCTAATAATCACAAATGACATACCTTCTTTAGGCTACATTCCCTACTCAATAGGGGAAAATTTTATTAATAAGGTTATAATTAATGGTAAAATTTATTATGATTCTGAAACAAATTATTAA
- the ftcD gene encoding glutamate formimidoyltransferase yields the protein MSNKLMECVPNISEGRDKEIIKQVVNEVKNTNGVSLLDVDPGRATNRTVITFVGHPDNVIEAAFKLIKKASELINMEEHSGEHPRMGATDVCPLVPVSGMSMNEVIEYSEKLGSRVGKELKIPVYLYEHSAKKKFRKNLADIRQGEYENIIKKVQQSKWEPDFGSINSEIIKKSGATAIGARDFLIAYNINLNTTSTRRANAIAFDIREKGRIARNNGSLTGEILKDKNGNTIWKPGSLKHVKAIGWFIEEYGISQISMNLTNISETPIHIVFDEVCKKANNRGIRVTGSELVGLIPLNSILEAGKYFLKKQQRSIGVSDKEIIKIAQKTMGLDEIAPFNPYEKIIEYKIQEKVKKLCQLSLTKFLQETASESPAPGGGSISAYIGGLGAALATMVANLSSHKRGWDDKWEKFSTLADTGQKFIKKLEDLVDKDTEAFNAILDAFRIKTSNNQEEKLKENEIQKATLNAINIPLAIMETSFQSMDIIENLVNIGNPNSVSDVGVAVLCARSAVIGGYLNVMINIKDYNNEKEKKAIIRKANKLKNKAIEKEAKILKNVVQIITK from the coding sequence ATGAGTAACAAGTTGATGGAATGTGTCCCCAATATTTCTGAAGGAAGGGATAAAGAAATAATAAAACAAGTTGTTAATGAGGTTAAAAACACTAACGGAGTTAGCCTTTTGGATGTTGACCCCGGGCGTGCCACTAATAGAACTGTTATTACATTTGTTGGGCACCCTGATAATGTGATTGAGGCTGCATTCAAATTAATTAAAAAAGCAAGTGAGCTCATTAATATGGAAGAGCATAGCGGTGAACATCCAAGAATGGGTGCAACCGATGTATGCCCACTAGTTCCAGTGTCAGGCATGTCCATGAATGAGGTTATTGAATATTCTGAAAAATTAGGCTCACGTGTTGGAAAAGAACTAAAAATTCCAGTCTATCTATATGAACATTCTGCTAAGAAAAAATTTAGAAAGAATTTAGCTGATATAAGGCAAGGAGAATACGAAAATATTATAAAAAAAGTGCAACAATCAAAATGGGAACCAGATTTTGGTTCTATCAATTCAGAAATAATTAAAAAAAGTGGTGCTACTGCAATTGGTGCAAGAGACTTTCTTATTGCATACAATATCAATCTAAATACAACATCTACACGACGTGCTAATGCAATTGCTTTCGATATAAGAGAAAAAGGTAGAATAGCTAGAAACAATGGAAGTTTAACAGGGGAAATACTAAAAGATAAAAATGGAAATACAATCTGGAAACCTGGCAGCTTAAAACATGTGAAAGCAATTGGTTGGTTTATAGAAGAATACGGAATCAGTCAAATATCTATGAACTTAACAAATATCAGTGAAACACCTATTCATATTGTATTTGATGAAGTATGTAAAAAAGCAAATAACAGAGGCATTAGAGTAACCGGTTCAGAATTAGTTGGATTAATTCCCTTAAATTCGATATTAGAAGCAGGGAAATATTTTTTAAAAAAACAACAAAGATCTATAGGAGTTTCGGATAAAGAAATTATTAAAATTGCTCAAAAAACAATGGGATTAGATGAAATTGCGCCATTTAATCCTTATGAAAAAATCATTGAATACAAAATTCAAGAAAAGGTTAAAAAACTATGTCAACTCTCCTTAACTAAATTTTTACAAGAAACTGCGTCTGAAAGTCCTGCGCCTGGAGGAGGTTCAATTTCTGCATATATTGGCGGATTAGGTGCTGCATTAGCTACGATGGTAGCAAATCTATCAAGTCATAAAAGAGGTTGGGATGATAAATGGGAAAAATTTTCAACTTTAGCAGATACTGGACAAAAATTTATTAAAAAACTAGAAGATTTAGTTGATAAAGATACTGAGGCATTTAATGCAATTCTTGATGCATTTAGAATTAAAACAAGTAATAATCAAGAGGAAAAACTAAAAGAAAACGAAATTCAAAAAGCAACACTAAACGCCATTAACATACCTCTAGCAATTATGGAAACTTCTTTTCAATCTATGGATATTATTGAAAATTTAGTAAATATTGGTAACCCCAATTCAGTTAGTGATGTAGGTGTTGCAGTTTTATGTGCAAGGTCAGCAGTAATTGGAGGATATTTAAATGTTATGATAAATATCAAAGATTATAACAATGAAAAAGAAAAAAAGGCCATTATAAGAAAAGCAAATAAATTAAAAAACAAAGCGATTGAAAAAGAAGCAAAAATCCTAAAAAATGTAGTACAGATAATTACCAAATAA
- a CDS encoding DUF998 domain-containing protein has translation MSRITIRKIRKVYLSFSIIMGFVSPLICLYLFPEFDPRKHPVSYFGILQNTSLIFTCSLVIFSIAIFWNGTTVIKKVIKTPKYSIWLRWILTFSSICLFFTGVINMNFGPFHHIPALFFFLSYNFFVFLFGIFRSISYVRKGLFSVLTGSLMLLSSLLLIPFPSYGVAELVYIFFILLWNIIMWLQKKSVLIQFDNRIS, from the coding sequence ATGAGTAGAATCACAATTAGAAAAATAAGAAAAGTTTATCTCTCATTCTCTATAATAATGGGTTTCGTCTCTCCCTTAATATGCTTATATCTCTTTCCAGAATTTGACCCTAGAAAACATCCAGTCTCATACTTTGGAATTCTACAAAACACAAGTTTGATTTTCACATGTTCTCTTGTAATCTTTTCAATAGCCATTTTTTGGAATGGAACTACTGTAATTAAAAAAGTTATCAAAACACCAAAGTATTCAATTTGGTTGCGTTGGATTTTAACATTTTCTAGCATATGCTTATTTTTCACAGGTGTTATTAATATGAATTTTGGGCCATTTCACCACATACCTGCATTATTCTTTTTTTTAAGCTATAACTTTTTTGTATTCTTGTTTGGAATTTTTAGATCTATTTCTTACGTAAGAAAGGGGTTATTTTCTGTACTTACTGGATCCCTTATGCTATTATCTTCATTATTATTAATTCCTTTTCCAAGCTATGGTGTAGCAGAGTTAGTATATATATTTTTTATACTACTTTGGAATATAATTATGTGGCTACAAAAAAAATCAGTACTTATACAGTTTGACAATCGAATCAGCTAA
- a CDS encoding dehydrogenase gives MKINYKKSGLNNQTLIHLYLSMIKPRVIEEKMLLLLRQGKISKWFSGIGQEAISAAVINALNEEEYILPMHRNLGVFTGRNIMLNKLFAQFQGKKSGFTNGRDRSFHFGSITHHIVGMISHLGPQMCVANGIALGNLMERNNQVTLVFTGEGGTSEGDFHEALNVASVWSLPVIFLIENNGYGLSTPTVEQYNCDHLSERGIGYGIDAHTVDGNNIIEVFTKIRDVSNAIRKTPHPVLIECETFRMRGHEEASGVKYVPEKLLQEWALKDPISNFEKYLLKNKIIDNEQIVSIKKDIQFEIDEGIKFAFSEDDIIADKKLEIESIFKQHHSAIVKPTQSESKMRFIDAISSGLKEAMKKHEKSILMGQDVAEYGGVFKISEGFIDTFGSERIRNTPICESVILSMGLGLSIAGYKSIIEMQFADFVSSGFNAVVNNLAKSYYRWGQNSDVVVRMPCGGGVGAGPFHSQTNEAWFTHTPGLKVVYPSSPYDAKGLLLTAIDDCNPVMFFEHKALYRSISDFVPDGYYNIPFGEANFINNGMDLSIITYGMGVHWVLDYISKNSDISIELLDLRTLIPLDKKSIEHTVKKTGKVLILHEDSHIGGFGADIASFISEYLFEYLDAPVFRVSSLDTPVPFAPDLEKTYLANSRLADSIVKLYKY, from the coding sequence ATGAAAATTAATTATAAAAAGTCAGGATTAAATAATCAAACTCTTATTCATCTTTACCTTTCTATGATCAAACCTAGAGTGATTGAAGAAAAGATGCTTTTATTATTAAGACAAGGTAAAATATCTAAGTGGTTTTCAGGGATTGGTCAAGAAGCTATTTCAGCTGCTGTCATTAATGCTCTTAATGAAGAAGAATATATTTTACCAATGCATAGAAATCTAGGTGTTTTTACTGGTAGAAATATTATGTTGAATAAACTTTTTGCTCAATTTCAAGGTAAAAAAAGTGGTTTTACTAATGGTAGAGATAGATCATTTCATTTTGGTTCTATTACTCATCATATAGTTGGTATGATTTCTCATCTTGGTCCTCAAATGTGTGTGGCAAATGGGATTGCATTAGGAAATTTAATGGAAAGAAATAATCAAGTAACTTTAGTTTTTACCGGCGAAGGCGGTACTAGTGAAGGAGATTTCCATGAAGCATTAAATGTAGCATCTGTTTGGTCATTGCCAGTTATTTTTTTAATTGAAAATAATGGCTATGGATTGTCAACTCCGACTGTTGAGCAATATAATTGCGATCATTTGTCCGAAAGAGGCATAGGCTATGGTATTGATGCTCATACTGTAGACGGTAATAATATTATTGAGGTTTTTACTAAGATTAGAGATGTGTCAAATGCAATTAGAAAGACCCCTCATCCTGTTTTAATAGAGTGTGAAACATTTAGAATGCGTGGTCATGAAGAAGCTTCAGGTGTTAAATATGTCCCTGAGAAATTATTACAAGAATGGGCTTTGAAGGATCCTATAAGTAATTTTGAAAAATATCTACTAAAAAATAAAATTATTGATAATGAGCAAATTGTTTCCATAAAAAAAGATATTCAGTTTGAGATTGACGAGGGTATAAAATTTGCATTTTCTGAAGATGATATTATTGCTGATAAAAAATTAGAAATAGAAAGTATTTTTAAACAGCATCATAGTGCAATTGTAAAACCTACTCAGTCAGAAAGTAAAATGCGTTTTATTGATGCAATTTCCTCTGGACTAAAAGAAGCAATGAAAAAACATGAAAAATCTATTTTAATGGGTCAAGATGTCGCAGAATATGGTGGCGTTTTTAAAATATCCGAAGGTTTTATAGATACTTTTGGAAGTGAAAGAATACGAAATACACCAATATGTGAATCTGTAATTCTTAGTATGGGTTTAGGATTATCTATTGCTGGTTACAAGAGTATAATTGAAATGCAATTTGCAGATTTTGTAAGTAGCGGTTTTAATGCAGTTGTAAATAATTTAGCTAAGTCATATTATCGATGGGGGCAAAATTCAGATGTAGTTGTGCGAATGCCTTGTGGAGGTGGAGTGGGGGCTGGCCCTTTTCACTCTCAAACAAATGAAGCTTGGTTTACCCACACTCCAGGTTTAAAAGTTGTTTATCCATCTTCACCTTACGATGCAAAGGGTTTGCTTTTAACAGCTATAGATGATTGTAATCCGGTTATGTTTTTTGAGCATAAGGCACTCTATAGAAGTATTTCTGATTTTGTGCCAGATGGTTATTATAATATTCCTTTTGGAGAGGCAAACTTTATTAATAATGGAATGGATTTGAGTATTATTACTTATGGGATGGGCGTTCATTGGGTTTTAGATTACATCAGTAAAAATAGTGATATTTCAATTGAATTACTTGATTTACGAACTTTGATTCCTTTGGATAAAAAATCTATCGAGCATACAGTTAAAAAAACTGGTAAGGTTTTAATCTTACATGAAGATTCACATATTGGAGGATTTGGTGCTGATATTGCTTCTTTTATTTCCGAATATTTATTTGAGTATTTAGATGCTCCTGTTTTTAGAGTCTCTAGTTTAGATACTCCTGTGCCATTTGCTCCTGATTTAGAAAAAACATATTTGGCTAATAGTAGATTAGCTGATTCGATTGTCAAACTGTATAAGTACTGA